A region of the Carya illinoinensis cultivar Pawnee chromosome 16, C.illinoinensisPawnee_v1, whole genome shotgun sequence genome:
TCACCCTCCACATGAAGTGTATTGCCGCCATTATAGGCCACTATAGGTGGCGAAAGGTGACCACAATTTACGAAAAGATCAATAACAACAACGGGTTTTCTGCTGAACTGGAGACATTAACCCTCCTTTCTGATTCACTTCGTCCTGTGGATTCAGCAATTGAGTACCACTCAACTTTACCTTCCCTATCCTCTCTACCAGACCAAAAAGCAGCCATTGAGAAAGAGCTGATGAAGCTACGCAGTTTGGGCAATAGGGTTTTCATACTTTTGCGGTCTTCTTTAGAGTCAGCTATTTTGCTTTTTGAGAAGGCAAATCAAATGGGTATGATGGAAAAAGGCTACGTATGGATCGTAACTGATGAGATTGCAGGCCTTCTGGATTCTGTGGATTCTTCTGTTACCTATAACATGCAAGGAGTAATTGGTTTTAAAACCAGTTTTGTTTCCACCAGTGAAACTTTCAAGCAGTTTAAAACCAAATTCCGAAAGAAGTTCGGATCAGAGTACCCTGAAGAAGAGAATGCTAACCCAAGCATTTTTGCACTCCGAGCTTATGATGCAACTTGGGCCCTTGCTCAAGCCATTAACAAAATACAAGGAAGGGTTACCCcgaaaaaattatctcatcagATCATGCTCAGCAACTTTGAAGGTTTAAGTGGGAAGATAAACTTCAACAACGGTACATTGTCACAAGTGCCAGTCTTTCGGATCATTAATGTGGTTGGAAAAAGCTACAAGGAGATAGCATTCTGGTCACCAGAATTCAGTTTCGTAGAGAACCTCACCAAGTCTCATAACTTGAAGGTAACAACTGGTAATGGTTCTGCAGGATTTTTGGGCCCAATATTTTGGCCGGGTGGCCTGCCAAGTGTTCCAAAGGGATGGACTTGCAGTGGTGATGAGAAAGCATTGAAGATAGGGGTTCCTGCCAAGGGTGCATTCAATCAGTTTGTGAAAGTGACTTATGAACAGGACCAGAACAGAACATTCGTCTCCGGGTTTTCCATTGATGTGTTTGAAGCGGTTGTAAAGCGCCTCCCTTATCATTTGCCTTATGTCTTGGTTCCATTCTATGGATCATATGATGATATGGTGGAACAGGTCTACTACAAGGTacgttttaatttgtttatactATCAAACCCAATGTTATGGCACAATAATTAaacaagaaggaagaagaaaagcatGTTTTTCTGCATTGAAAATTCAATACTAATGGTATATATGTTAAACATGTTGATATTATTCATGACTAATGTTATGGcacttttattaattttattacataAATAATTAGTACGTGCATGATCAATGATGAATATGTGACACTTTAGGGCCTCGATGCAGCAGTTGGTGATACAGAAATAATGGCGGATCGGTTTCGATATGCTGAATTTACACAGCCATATGTTGAATCTGGACTTGTGATGGTAGTCAAAGTAAAACCAGATAAGCTGAAAGAGAAATGGTTGTTCATCAAAGTCTTCACAAAAAGCATGTGGCTAATTATGGTGGTGATGCACCTCTTCATAGGATTCGTAGTTTGGTTAATTGAACATGGTGGTAATCCTGAATTTGAGGGCTTTGGAGCTATGCTTTGGTTTTCCGTCACTGTACTATTCTTCCTTCAAAGTAAGTTTGTCTGCACCCAATATACTTGAGAGAAGTAATATTTACAGTAATTGTTGCGCACTCCTTTTAAcgaaaatagataaatttaggaTTCACATGAacaaatcatattttaaaaagtggGTCCTATTATTTTTAAGGGAAGTGTAAGGGATCCTTGCACACTTTAAAACAATATCAGTACCCTTATTTTAGTGAATTTGATGCTATTTTTCTTGTCTCCATTCAATTTATACTCGATCTGCAGGAGAACCAATTAGGAACAGTTTGTCTCGTTTTGTGCTGGCACCATGGTTTTTTGTCGTACTTATTGTCTCGTCTAGTTTTACAGCTAGCCTCACTTCCAAAATGACGGTCGCTCGGTTTAAACCGTCTGTCCCCGACATTTTGACACTTCAGAAAACACATTCAGCAGTTGCGTGTAATGGAAACTCTTTCATTGTAAGATACCTGAAAAATGTGTTGAACTTTAAGCCAGAGAATATAAAGGGAGTTCATTCGATAAGCGAATACCCTGGAGCCTTTGAGAGAGGGGAAATTGCAGCAGCTTTCTTCGTTGTCCCACACGCCAAAGTCTTCCTCGCAAAATACTGCAAGGGCTACACCATAGCAGGACCCACTTTCAGTCTTGGAGGATTTGGCTTTGTAAGCAGTCACagatctccttttttttttttttaatcttctttgaATCTGTTTAGTACTGATCTTAATTTCCTTCAAAGctgatatatttctttttttttgtgcattttttgcTCCCCATTTCATCTCAGGCTTTCCCAAAGGGTTCTCCTTTGGTTACAGACATTTCGAAAGGAATCCTTGAAGTGAAACAAAGTGGAGAAATGAAACGGCTAGAAAAATTCTTGCTTTCCTCTAATAACTGCTCCTCTTCGGCGAACTTAAACGATGATATAGAACTAGGGCCTGAGCCTTTCTACAACCTGTTCTTGATTTCAGGTGGGATTTCTGCATTTGCATTCGTACTTACCATAGTGCGTCTAGCTCAAAAAGGTCAACTGAAGACGACCTTCATGCCAGCTAGAATGGTAGATGGCAGCAGAGTTTGGACGTGGGCAATAATATTTCTTGCTCGAATCTACGTAAACTTTCCAATTCCACACAGAATAAGGATATAATTAAGGCATCCCAGAAGCACAAGACTCCCGAAATTGTAATGTATTATGGCAATTAATTTATTTCTCATTGTTACAGTGATCTGACTCTTCTCTTTATGACATTGAATGGATTAAATACTTAGAAGATTCTGGAGCTGTGAAGTTTAAGAGTCTGAGTTGGTGATCACGTGACCAGCACATGACTCATAAGCAGCATCAAGTGAAGTTAAACTTTAGCCGTAGGATCTGTACACGTGGAGCCATCTGTGTTACCCTATATATGTATCGCTATGGGTTTTCTAAAAACCTAATCTCTTCATTTGTGTTTACTTCAtccaattgagagagagagtcttCGAGAGAGACTTGAGAGGGAGAAACTAGGGTTTCACTATTGTGAaggaaatttttgtaattttacagTGAGATGAGAGATTTGTAAATCTTTGAGTGGTTTCTGAGTCTTCTTTGCGAAGGACACtgattatcaataaatatttgaggccattcctgccgtagacgtagaccattagggtcgaaccacgtaaatcggtTGTGTTGTTCTTTTCTTGCCTATTTCTTGCTTATTTCTGTTAGTCTTTTGATTATTGATGTTGCTAAGTTTAATTTCTTGTTAATATTGTTCTGTTATAATCCTTAGATAATCTGAATCTATTTATTAGGTTGAATATCTTGTTAGATTGAATCTGTTGCTATTCTGAATCTATATATAATCTGATTCTGCTGTTAGATGTAATCTGTTGATTAGTTtgaatatgtttggttcttgttcgtgaatatattcttgttaAATCTTGCttaatatctttattttgaATTCTGCTTATTAGAATAGAATAAAGACTATTATTCTAACaagtggtatctagagcctaggTTGATGGGGACAATGAGGTTTGACATAGAAAAATTCATAGGGGATAATGACTTTGGGTTATGGAGAATAAAGATCAGGGCACTCCTAGTCCAACATGGACTTCAGGATGCCCTCCTGGGTGAAAGGAAGAAGGGTTCTTCCTTGAAAGAGGAAGATAGGGAGACTGTCAAAGAAGACATTCTCTAGAAAGCCCACAGTGCCCTAATCCTCTCTCTCGGGGATAAAGTCCTGAGAGAGGTGGCTAGTGAGGACACTGCTGCAGGAATATGGTTGAAACTAGAGaatttgtatatgacaaaatctctacCCAACAGGCTCCACAAGAAAACCAAACTTTATACCTTTAAAATGAACCCTGGGACTCAAATAGGACAGCATCTTGATGAATTTAACAAAATCATTCTAGATCTAGCTAATATAGATattaaggtggaggatgaggatcaagcaATCCTCTTGATGAGTTCTTTGGACTCACCATATCAGAACCTTAAAGAaaccatgatgtatggtagGGATTCCTTGACTTTAGATGAAGTACAATCTGTACTTCATACTAGGGAATTGCAAAACAAAGGTGATACCAAACAGGAACATGGGGAAGGGTTGTCTGTTAGGGGCagaacagaaaaaagagaaaagaaaggcaAGAGTTATATAAAGAAATCTAGGTCTAAATCTAAGGGAAAACACTTTAAATGTTTTCATTGTCATAAGGAAGGG
Encoded here:
- the LOC122299711 gene encoding glutamate receptor 2.5-like, which codes for MSRGGDLSFFLVLLLLMAVAYSKSYTREGEKNMKYCPMRKAVPVNAAAVLNYDSRMGKEQKVAMDMAAKDLHRLNCSTHVVLHLKDSHGNSARATSTAIHLIDTKKVQAVIGTLTIQEAALISDNSKTFEDRVRITVISLASPAVVPSLIPIQHSFFIQMANDVTLHMKCIAAIIGHYRWRKVTTIYEKINNNNGFSAELETLTLLSDSLRPVDSAIEYHSTLPSLSSLPDQKAAIEKELMKLRSLGNRVFILLRSSLESAILLFEKANQMGMMEKGYVWIVTDEIAGLLDSVDSSVTYNMQGVIGFKTSFVSTSETFKQFKTKFRKKFGSEYPEEENANPSIFALRAYDATWALAQAINKIQGRVTPKKLSHQIMLSNFEGLSGKINFNNGTLSQVPVFRIINVVGKSYKEIAFWSPEFSFVENLTKSHNLKVTTGNGSAGFLGPIFWPGGLPSVPKGWTCSGDEKALKIGVPAKGAFNQFVKVTYEQDQNRTFVSGFSIDVFEAVVKRLPYHLPYVLVPFYGSYDDMVEQVYYKGLDAAVGDTEIMADRFRYAEFTQPYVESGLVMVVKVKPDKLKEKWLFIKVFTKSMWLIMVVMHLFIGFVVWLIEHGGNPEFEGFGAMLWFSVTVLFFLQREPIRNSLSRFVLAPWFFVVLIVSSSFTASLTSKMTVARFKPSVPDILTLQKTHSAVACNGNSFIVRYLKNVLNFKPENIKGVHSISEYPGAFERGEIAAAFFVVPHAKVFLAKYCKGYTIAGPTFSLGGFGFAFPKGSPLVTDISKGILEVKQSGEMKRLEKFLLSSNNCSSSANLNDDIELGPEPFYNLFLISGGISAFAFVLTIVRLAQKGQLKTTFMPARMVDGSRVWTWAIIFLARIYVNFPIPHRIRI